A window of Oryza glaberrima chromosome 2, OglaRS2, whole genome shotgun sequence genomic DNA:
atGGGTCCAATTGGAACAAATGAATTTTACGGAAATAAATGAATATTCCTTCGTCAAATCGGGGAAATCTCCAATACTCCAAACTAGGCAATGAGATCTAACAGTATCGCAGATATCTTCCATACAATAAGTCCGACACTCAAAAGTTGATCGCAACATGCAAGGAATGATACATAACATGTAAGGTACGATACACAATTGAGTATCTTAAACAGTCTAGACTGATATGAATGTTCATGATaggcacaaaaaaaaaaagtagcatgTAAAGTTATACGATCAGAACACTACAACAAAGCAACAACTTATTTAAAATTGCAAAGTCATTATAATTCATATGGTACGTTTTATTTATTGAAACGGCATATCAACTAAGCAATGCCCAAAGAACTGAAATAGAATGCCAGTAACTGATATTAcgaaaaataattgaaatgtGTATTTTTCATTTGAAGTATCCAATAAGGATGACCTCTGATGCATAAATAAAAtagcataaataaaataaaaattcaacttGCTACtacatgtaaaataaaaaagtatggAGACAGACGTAAAACTACAGGTAAATCGAGTTAAAATCATGTCTGACATTCGGGTAACAACTCATACAAAATGCAGTTGTGTCTCATACACATGCAACTCAACTTCTGCCAAGTAAcatgcaaaatgaggaaaacAAATTTTGTGGCCTATTGAAGCCACAAAATTTCTGTTGTAAAACCTATCAAGCAACTGACCTACCCTCTGACTAGGGTTAAAAGGAAAGCTACTCAAGTCTTAGAACATCATAAAACCCCCGTCCTCTGTTTGTCGACAGTAGCAACCTAGGCATTGCACTGGATAACAACTTATCCATATGATCCTATATTCGCCCATCACCTTAGATATGGAGTTCCAATTTTGCTGGATGCTGTGCATCACTAGAAGTGGGAGTACAAAATGGTCAGGATGGCTTACTATTTTATCGTGGTAGTTCTGGATGATGCCATCCTTCTCCCTTATCTCTGCATCCCTCTGCTCAATTAGTTCCAGTGACTGCGACTTGGACTTGTGCACCTCCGAGATTTCTACTTTCAGCCGTTCAATCTCGCCATCCTTCGCAATCTGCAAACCCCATCAGCAGCACAGAGTGATCAGTGTGACCTCAGCTAAGCCGAAAAACTGAGCTGAACCCAAATAAAAACTAGGGTTCGTACGGCTTGGATGCGGAGCTGGTGTATCTCGGACTGGGAAGAGGCGagatcggcggcgcggcgctcggAGGCAGCCGCGAGCTCGGCTAGCTCGGCCCGGAAGCGATCGGCCTCGGCGGAGAGAGTGTCGTAGCGCTGCTCGAGGAGGGCGCACGTCTGCTCCGCCgcgatggccgccgcgtcggcctcGGCACGGACGGTGTCCACCTGCTGCCGGAGCTCGCGGATGGCGGCGTCGGCccgctcggcgacggcggccacgtCACCGCCCAAGAGCCGCAGCTCCTCCTCCGACATGAAGAgcggcatcgccgccgcgtgcgGGGTCGGGTAGGCGGCGCCCCTAGCCCGCCCGGGGCCCTCGCGGATGGCTCTACCGCTCTAGCCTCTAGAAGGTTCTAGGGTTTGTCGCGCGCCccgcggggaggggaggagccaaGGGTGATGGTGGCGGAAGGCGAATGGAATTGGAGTGAGGAGGCGGAGGAAACGCAAACGCGAAGGGGAAGGGGCGAGAGGAGGGCGAGGCAGAAATATAGGTCGGAAAGGAAGGACGCGTGAAGGCGGTCGGATAGGCTCGGCCCAAGGCCCATGGACTATCTGGTGGGCCTGTGAGACCTGCTGACTGCTGAGTGACTTGTTTGGGCCGGTATGCTGGGCTTCTGTTTCTCGGGCTGTGGCGTGTAGGCCTATGAGTTTGTGGGCTGTCTTCGTCTAAAAAGCCGTTTCCGAGTTTCACATGTTTAAACCGGACCCGAGTTAGGTGCAGTAGCTAGTGTGATGCAAGATAAGCAGTCACACTAGCATCGCATGATTCAAAATGAACGTCCGAGATACATCTGAGACTGTAGAAAACACTGTAGCATTTTACTGTGGAAGGGTACTGTTCTAATTGTACTGTGCCAAATCCTTTTTGGCCGTTAGATTTAGACATAGAGGGCTCAGATTGTGTGCAGTCCTAATAGCTACTGTATTTGATCTCAATTCATTAAAACCCTAGAAAACAGGAGAATAAAtaagcatcaccaacagtcctTCTATTTTATCCCTAtttcatctcaaaatcaattttgagGGATTTTAGTGAAAGAAAGCACTCAAACGAGTCCCTTACTCAGTTGCATGATTTTTGGAGTTCTCTTTCCCGAAATATTTGCTCTGTTGATATACGGGAGAAAGCGGCGCCCTTGCCCACTTCCAATCTAGCCGCTcccaccttcctcctctcctggCGCGGCTTCAGGGGAGCGCCAGGAGATAGTGTGCGCTGACGAAGTAAAACGGAAATTCTTTTGGTAGTTTAATAAGGtctcacttttattttttttaataaaatttaggTTTTTCTTTAAGATATTACTTATTTTGTTTCCTATTTtgagtttatgaaaaaaaacaaatttttagaGGTTATATGTAAtctcttggtgatgctctaatgATGTCATCTCCAGTGCACTGCACGGGAGTTcaagtaaagaaaaaaatatgcgtATTCCATTCGTCGGTAAATATACAAAACTCGATTACTTGTGCACGAATATTCCCGTTGGAGCGTCAATGCAAATCTAGGAACTGAGGACATGTTTGTCACggctccagctccaactccacctctTCCGGAGCTGGAGTTCAactaaacagtttcagctccacctcaAATAGGAGCGGAGCTAGTGTTCTAtcataaaatgaactagaaaggtggagctgggtttagacagctccacaactttactccagacccaactcttgaagctaaatttagaagttagagTTCTACCAAACAAGCCCTGAGATGCGACCAACCCAGCGCCTGGTATGTCTTTCAATAAAGGCTGCCATCGCCAAATCATGGTTTTCTTAGACAAAACCATCAGAAGCTCACTTGGTAGTTGGTACGGAACGATCAAAATGCTGGAAGAAGTTAAAGCCTCCAAAAGAATCCAAACAGGTGGGCTAATTTcatgggctaatgtttagccctcaacttttagcctcaaattagccctcaaggatccaaacaggtgggctaattttgagctaatgtgaattagcccccctcaaaacattagccccttCAAGGGGTGCTAATGAGGCTAATTATGTGTGGGGACCATCAAAAGGCAGCTctatctccttctctctcctctctttctactaTTTCTCTaccttttagccttgaattagccTATGGATCCAAACGTACCAccctaggctaatgtttagcctaccaattcatgactaaatattagctctcaaaattagctCTGGGCTAATCTTTTAAACAGGGCCCAAGTACACTGCAGATGTGCCGTGATGCCATCCAAATTCCATGGATAAGGATCATCCAAATTCCTCTGATTCTCGAGCTACGGCTGATGTTTGTTCCGTGGCTTTAACTGAAAATCAAAAGTGCCGCTCATCTGATGTCAGGGACTGCACGTGCCGGGCAAGCTTTTGCCATGTCCACCAGCACAAGGGCCCTGAAGCCTGGCCTGGGACGTCCATACCAAGATGATAAGATGAAGGAAACATGCCAAATAGTACCAGTCGTTCATGTTTCGTCATCCATCATTTTTGTTCGCGGCCGAATTGAATCCTGGAGGATGAAGTGCCGAGGAGAtacattttggtgcttttgtaCAGTGTTACTGCAGGAGCAACACTGCAAATTAAAGTAGAGGCACTGAGCCGGCGAGGGGCCGCAGCGTGCAATGGCTGGGATGTCCTGTGGTGGCTGGTAACTGGTAAGCACCAGCCATCAGGCACTCACTCGCTCTAGAAGTTGGGGCTAATTAGCTGCATTAACAAGTGGTTAGTAGCTGACAGTATTTAATTTCTGCGAGCTGGTGCTAGCAGAGAGCCAGAAGACTACCTATATCCTTCCGTAACAAGTGGCTTGCCGTTAATATACAGTGGGACAGTGAGACTGTCAGCTCATGTGTTCTTCTGAGGCATGCATGTGAAAACAAACAACTGGTCTACTGCGTCAATGCATAACTCAGCCTGGTAGAGTGGTAGGTAATGTTGGCCTTGGCTTGTGGGCATCTTGATTTGAGACATTTACCACTTGTCCTGTTAGGACATCACGAACAGCTTAAACAAATGTTTGATATCCCAATAGGCAATCGCCGACGCGAATCAGCATGATGAGTTTCCAACCTCCGAATGCTCTGATGATGCTGATTCCACCATCTGCAGGTGCATCTCGGCATCTGTCACTGGGCACTGAGCTTATGATTGCGAAATTTGGCATCAAGAATTATACTTGTATAAACAGATTAACATCCTTAAAAAACTATGATCATGAAATGCGCTCGATTCCCATTTGTAGGAGAGCATCAAGTACAGAGTTTTtctggctttttttttctctttttttctggaGCAACATTGTTCTGATTCCAGGTGCAAATGtatcaagaaagaaaaaacgagCAACCTCACAACAAGGCCCCATCAAAGCCTGAAAATTTACACGGATTCATCAGGGCCAGAGTTTCCCGAGCAGCCCTGTCATCCTGAGGTGTCAAACTCAACTTCACAGTGTGCAAACGCGCCAACCTTTGCAAAGCTAATCAAGGCCGGGTGAAACACCGAAAAATACAGATTCACCGCTCGACGATTAACCATCGTATGATCGTGTTCTATGCTTGACGCCATTGGCAGGGCATCAGCTCCCCGTCGTTTCGTCGATGCTGTGCAGCGAAGGCCGCCATTGCCGGTGCCGCGCGCTGGAGCTCCGGTTGCTGTCCTGACGCGCCAACTGCAATCAGGTGGGTAAACAGTAGAGTAATCAGAAAAGATGGAACCTTTGCATGTTGCCGCGGTCTCAGAAGTGGTAAAGAATCTCGCAATATGGTCCTGGAAACCTGACACTAGTTGCTACTCCACTCACTAAATTTAGAGAaaccaactattaaaaccagttGGCCCCATAGGGCCACAACCTTATAATCTTATTGAATGCATGTCACTTGGAGGTTGGGAATAGGTAGTACTGTATTCTCAACTGGGCTCATTAAGACGAGGACTCTTGATTTCCGTGATTACTAGGGAGATTCAGCGGTTGCAAAAATCTTAAATGGAAAtcccaaaaccaaaaaaaaaagaacacttcTTTTGGATGATAAAGTCAGATAGACAGAAGTTAAAAGGAGATAGAGAATCATGGAAGGACACGGTGATCGCGAGGAACAACTAACTACAGCATCTGAGAGAGACAATTTAGGCTGAGTTCGGATGGGGGAGGGAACCCAACTtctgcgcacggaaaacggaacaatccattaacgcgtgattaattaagtattaactattttttaaaaaaagaaattaatttgatttttttaagcaacttttgaatagaaactttttataaaaaatacaccgtttagcagtttgaaaagtgtgcacgcggaaaacgaggggaAGGTGATGGGAAAAGGTGcatgcgaacacagccttaaagaAGTAGTAGGAGCATGTATCAATCATGCCACGGACGTGCATGGGAGCATCGAACAAAAAGTGGTTGGATTAAAGCAGGACAGGTTACTACCACTCTGATCCATGTAAACCCACCTGATCAAGACTCGCATCCaacgccgcctcgtcgtcgaaGTTGTCGCTGTCGTTGTCGTTCTCCTCCGCGGCCtcatccgcctccgccgccgccgaagcggcggcgcgtgccTTGCTCTGCAGCTTCTGCCTCGACTcctccagctgctgctgcgccttcctcaccttctcctccttcctcgccTGCACCGCCTTGGTCACCTCTGCAACAAAAATCACAACAAATGCATTCGGTTTAGTCGCACGAAGAATTAACCGAAGCGAAGGAAGAAGGAGATTAAAGGGCGAGTGAGTGATGTATACGCATACCGTGGGTGGTGATGAGGCGGTAGGCGTGGCCGAGGAGGAGGGTCTCCTTGGGCTTGAGGAGCTTGACGCGGGTGAGGCGCACGgtgcggcgcgcgccgccgtcgccgtcctggCGCTCCTCGGCGACGCGGAGCGTGACGAGCGCGATGTAGTGCCCCGGGTTGGCGCGCATCACCTCCGCGGCGCTGGTCGACCAGCACAGCCGCTCCACGCGCCCGCCCGGGTGCTggatcaccaccgccgccgcctccgccgcctggcAATTCCCCATCCTCTCCCCCCCGCAACGCTCGATCACACACGGTTAGCTAGCCGAGCCCCCACCGCTATACGGGAACGGGAGGGAGGCGCGCGCGAGGTGGACACGGCACAGTGAGCAGCGCTGCAGCAGCAACTGCCCGAGCGACGAGGTGGTGTAGTGGTATATATGGAGAGTGGACTTGACCAACACGTATCCTGTATGtatccacctcctcccccgctgcTGTCTTCGGCGCACCTACCGCTCAAACGCGCCGCCTGCTCCTATATGTGGTCGTGACCTGCGAGTCgcggcagaaaaaaaaaaagaaatttaaagAGGGGAGGTCCCTCCAAACAATTTAAAGAAATTATGTGTTAGAAATTAAACACGGGATCTCGAAGTTGAAATCACACAACTCTTACTTCTGCACCATCAAGTGCATCACAGAGTAGCGGCAACCCACCACCTACCTGGGGTCAAAATGGTTAAAAAATAGacgaaaataattttaatgtttttattttcattttcatacTTTTCTTAactggaatagaaatagaaaaccTCATATTATTGAATATGATAACAACTCAACAACGAAcactttcccttttttttccaaaaacaagtTTGATAACCGAAAAATTTCCGATACGTTTTTAtccctactccctccgtttcaaaaaaaaaaaaagaggcaaacCCTAAGTTTCCGTGTttaactttgactgtccgtcttatatgaattttttttataattcgtatttttattgttgttagatgataaaacatgattaatattttatgtgtgacttgtctttttatttttttataatttttttaaataagaaggacggtcaaacgttggatacggaaaacaggatttatttatttatttattttttgaaggagggagtacgtaaCAGCCAGCGCATGGGCAGAGCTACGAGGCTACGAGCAGCTaacgcgagcgagcgagcgtgcGCGGTGCGGATTACGAGCAGGAGGCCAACCCGCccgggcgcggcgcgcgcggggggggggggggggggggggggatcggtCGTTTTCCCGTGCGAGGCGCGAGGGGGCCACCGTTTTTCCGTGGAGCGACGCGCACGTGAACGCGGGGGTTGGCACGTACATGTTCCGGGGCGGTTGTTTGTACTCGTCGGGAACGGGAAGCTCTGCCTTTCTGACGTTGTGGCCGCGTAAACGAACAGTGTGGTGCACAGTGCGGAGATGGGAACACACCCGTGCGTGTCGCATCGGCCATCGGCGCCGGTCGCTTTCGCGGGTTCGTCGTGCGGTTTGGACCATGAAAAGCCAAGCCAAACCGACCGAGCCATCagcctactactactactgctactatgCCCTTTCGGGCTAGCTTCACCCGTGCGGCTTGCTTCcgattccttttctttttctaccgTTTTTTGCATTGAGAGTTTTGAGTGGGGGTCGCTGTCCTATGTACGTACGTTTGGATCGATTCACTGGTGTAGCTAACTCAACCCATGCTGGTAACGGGGCTAAGGATTTGGCGAACAATTGTGAAGTTTTGTATGGTGAAGTTGCGAAGAGCTGCCAAACTTGTGCCAAAACGTTGTATTCTAGCAGTGCCACTAGTAGAGAACTTTGGGCGTATTCATCTGTAAGAGAatcttccattttttttgtttttgtataCATCTAATGCATGCCAAAGATAGAGCCGGCCACACAATCTTTTCTTTTACGTAACTGGATTTTTAGTCCTCTGAAAGATGCTACTAGAATTAGCTCAGGAGCAACACGAACACATGCATGGATTAAGTGAAGTCAGCTCTTGTCCGGTAGCCAAATATTCTGGTCCACATGTCAATTGGCGACCACTACCTAACTAGCTATGgaagaattaattaaaaagGGAAAGGCTTTGCCATTTACATCGGGCACCAAAATG
This region includes:
- the LOC127761718 gene encoding uncharacterized protein LOC127761718, with product MGNCQAAEAAAVVIQHPGGRVERLCWSTSAAEVMRANPGHYIALVTLRVAEERQDGDGGARRTVRLTRVKLLKPKETLLLGHAYRLITTHEVTKAVQARKEEKVRKAQQQLEESRQKLQSKARAAASAAAEADEAAEENDNDSDNFDDEAALDASLDQLARQDSNRSSSARHRQWRPSLHSIDETTGS